From a single Aestuariibius sp. HNIBRBA575 genomic region:
- a CDS encoding LysE family translocator, with product MTYELLPALMLFAFTSSITPGPNNLMLMASGANYGLRRSLPHMFGISLGHGFMVLVLGLGLLQLFDTLPWLKTALSLVCSLYLLYLAWKIACAAPPSDVEPTGKPFTFFQAAAFQWVNPKAIYMAITAQTNYSPDNAGWIGAVFVALVFVSINWPSVAVWAWMGTKIRAWLGTSGRLRAFNVTMAALLVLTLWPILKPLITGESG from the coding sequence ATGACATATGAACTTCTTCCGGCTTTGATGCTGTTTGCCTTTACGTCCTCGATCACACCTGGGCCAAATAACCTGATGCTGATGGCGTCTGGTGCCAATTATGGCTTGCGGCGCTCCCTGCCCCATATGTTTGGGATTTCGCTGGGCCATGGGTTCATGGTGCTGGTTTTAGGGCTGGGTCTGCTGCAATTGTTTGACACATTGCCATGGCTAAAAACCGCGCTCAGCTTGGTTTGTTCGCTCTATCTGCTCTATCTCGCATGGAAAATCGCCTGCGCCGCGCCGCCGTCAGACGTGGAACCGACGGGGAAACCCTTTACCTTTTTTCAGGCGGCCGCGTTCCAATGGGTCAATCCCAAAGCCATCTATATGGCGATCACCGCCCAAACCAATTACAGCCCGGACAATGCAGGCTGGATCGGCGCGGTGTTTGTGGCGCTGGTGTTCGTTTCGATCAATTGGCCATCCGTTGCGGTCTGGGCATGGATGGGCACCAAAATACGTGCCTGGTTGGGCACATCAGGACGATTGCGCGCCTTTAATGTCACCATGGCGGCACTGCT